From Lycorma delicatula isolate Av1 chromosome 13, ASM4794821v1, whole genome shotgun sequence, a single genomic window includes:
- the LOC142333607 gene encoding protein GVQW3-like: MEKSEFQVVIKHLYLKGLTLKEIKAELYEVHGISAPVFTTVYSWVNDFKHGCTSTKDEHRSGHPVEVTTAKMIDKIHDMVLSDRRIKVGEIVEAIGILQTTVFSILHNKLDVKKFWQDGLLSVENKRNRVVNSEAVLVLFCCHPDEILHQYITVDVKWIHYYTPETKEQSKQWVFEGERAPKKEKMAR; the protein is encoded by the coding sequence atggaaaaaagtgagTTTCAAGTGGTGATTAAACACTTATATTTAAAGGGCTTAACACTGAAAGAGATCAAAGCTGAGTTGTATGAAGTTCATGGCATATCTGCTCCTGTGTTTACAACTGTTTACAGTTGGGTAAATGATTTTAAACATGGCTGTACATCCACAAAAGATGAACATCGTTCTGGACATCCAGTGGAAGTGACCACCGCCAAAATGATTGACAAAATTCATGATATGGTTTTGAGTGATCGACGAATCAAAGTGGGCGAAATAGTTGAGGCCATAGGCATACTGCAAACTACAGTGTTTTCAATTTTGCACAATAAATtggatgttaaaaaattttggcAAGATGGGTTGCTCTCAGTAGAGAATAAACGCAACCGTGTGGTCAACTCTGAGGCTGTTTTGGTGCTTTTCTGTTGCCATCCTGATGAGATTCTGCATCAATACATAACTGTGGATGTAAAATGGATACACTACTACACTCCAGAGACAaaggaacagtcaaaacagtgggttTTTGAAGGTGAAAGGGCTCCGAAGAAGGAAAAGATGGCAAGGTGA